A genomic window from Syngnathus typhle isolate RoL2023-S1 ecotype Sweden linkage group LG18, RoL_Styp_1.0, whole genome shotgun sequence includes:
- the rpl38 gene encoding 60S ribosomal protein L38 — translation MPRKIEEIKDFLLTARRKDAKSVKIKKNKDNVKFKVRCSRYLYTLVITDKEKAEKLKQSLPPGLAVKELK, via the exons ATG CCTCGCAAGATTGAAGAAATCAAAGATTTCCTGCTCACAGCCAGGAGGAAGGATGCTAAGT CCGTAAAGATcaagaagaacaaagacaatGTCAAGTTCAAGGTGCGCTGCAGCAGATATCTGTACACGCTGGTCATCACTGACAAGGAGAAGGCCGAGAAGCTCAAGCAGTCACTTCCTCCCG GTCTGGCTGTCAAGGAGCTGAAGTAA
- the LOC133143136 gene encoding protein tweety homolog 2-like isoform X4 produces MSSARVDYIAPWWTYWLHNFPHVNLRLQPVDNSFKPDDQNYQQSLLFLGCVAATALGVNLLCLAVYLSCLCCRRKDDDGGDEDTKKPTSCCVTWSAVAAGLLTCVAVGVGFYGNSETNDGIYQLTYSLYNANNTLGGVDNLLQVSTTMSNMKSGLQQHLARLDEIFATRGDYVQTLQFMQQMADNVIKQLVGLPDWTQADMDLASVAKLSASVEYYRWLAYLLLLILDLIICLLACLGLAKQSRWLLTTMMLSGVLTLILSWASLGAELAAAVGTSDFCVAPDKFIMSQIKGVVGTEIVHYYIYCNQTLTNPYQQPLTLFQRSLTTMQIQIQGLLQFAVPLFPTAERDLVGIQRVLNSSEASLHQLTALLDCRGLNKDYLDAMVGVCYDGVEGVLYLGLFSVLTACAFTIMLCAIPRAWRQIANSEQDYDDMDEEDPFNPRRNRMGSQNRNHTTVHSFCSYSSSMGSQNSLQPPAPPLSGTPMGDYMNQTALFGGNPRFENVPLIGRGSPPPSI; encoded by the exons ATGTCTTCTGCACGCGTGGATTACATCGCGCCGTGGTGGACTTACTGGCTGCACAATTTCCCGCACGTCAACCTGAGGTTGCAGCCCGTGGACAACAGCTTCAAGCCCGACGATCAGAACTACCAGCAG TCTCTGCTGTTTCTTGGCTGCGTGGCGGCGACGGCGCTGGGCGTCAACCTGCTGTGTTTGGCCGTCTACCTGAGCTGCCTGTGCTGCCGCCGCAAGGATGACGACGGCGGCGACGAGGATACCAAGAAGCCGACATCGTGCTGCGTCACCTGGTCGGCCGTTGCCGCGGGCCTCCTCACTTG CGTGGCCGTGGGCGTGGGTTTCTACGGCAACAGCGAAACCAACGACGGCATCTACCAGCTGACGTACTCGCTGTACAACGCCAACAACACGCTGGGCGGCGTGGACAACTTG CTGCAGGTGAGCACCACCATGAGCAACATGAAGAGCGGGCTACAACAGCACCTGGCCCGGCTGGACGAGATCTTCGCCACGCGCGGCGACTACGTGCAGACGCTGCAGTTCATGCAGCAGATGGCCGACAACGTCATCAAGCAGCTGGTGGGCCTGCCGGATTGGACCCAGGCCGACATGGACCTGGCGTCCGTGGCCAAACTGTCAGCCAGCGTTGAGTACTACAGGTGGCTGGCCTACCTGCTGCTCCTCATCCTTGACCTCATCATCTGCCTGCTAGCTTGTCTGGGACTCGCCAAGCAGTCTCGCTGGCTGCTCACCAC GATGATGCTGTCCGGGGTGCTGACGTTGATACTCAGCTGGGCCTCGCTCGGAGCCGAATTGGCCGCCGCCGTG GGCACCAGCGACTTTTGCGTGGCGCCCGACAAGTTCATCATGAGTCAAATCAAAGGCGTCGTCGGCACAG AAATCGTTCATTACTACATTTACTGCAACCAGACGCTGACCAACCCTTACCAGCAG CCTCTGACACTTTTCCAGAGATCTCTGACCACCATGCAGATCCAGATCCAGGGTTTACTGCAGTTTGCCGTGCCGCTCTTCCCCACAGCggag AGAGACCTCGTGGGCATCCAGCGTGTTCTCAACTCGTCCGAGGCCAGCCTGCACCAGCTGACAGCGTTGTTGGACTGCAGGGGGCTCAACAAG GACTACCTAGACGCCATGGTGGGCGTGTGTTATGATGGCGTGGAGGGCGTGCTCTACCTCGGCCTCTTCTCCGTGCTGACGGCTTGTGCCTTCACCATCATGCTCTGCGCCATCCCCAGAGCGTGGAGACAGATTGCAAATAG CGAGCAGGACTACGACGACATGGACGAGGAGGACCCCTTCAACCCGCGGCGTAACCGAATGGGCTCGCAGAACCGGAACCACACCACCGTGCACAGCTTCTGCAGCTATAGCAGCAGCATGGGCAGCCAGAACAGCCTGCAGCCCCCTGCCCCCCCGCTGTCCGGAACCCCCATGGGCGACTACAT GAACCAAACGGCTCTGTTCGGTGGGAATCCTCGCTTTGAGAACGTTCCTCTGATTGGACGAGGCTCGCCGCCACCCTCG ATATAG
- the LOC133143136 gene encoding protein tweety homolog 2-like isoform X2 produces the protein MSSARVDYIAPWWTYWLHNFPHVNLRLQPVDNSFKPDDQNYQQSLLFLGCVAATALGVNLLCLAVYLSCLCCRRKDDDGGDEDTKKPTSCCVTWSAVAAGLLTCVAVGVGFYGNSETNDGIYQLTYSLYNANNTLGGVDNLLQVSTTMSNMKSGLQQHLARLDEIFATRGDYVQTLQFMQQMADNVIKQLVGLPDWTQADMDLASVAKLSASVEYYRWLAYLLLLILDLIICLLACLGLAKQSRWLLTTMMLSGVLTLILSWASLGAELAAAVGTSDFCVAPDKFIMSQIKGVVGTEIVHYYIYCNQTLTNPYQQPLTLFQRSLTTMQIQIQGLLQFAVPLFPTAERDLVGIQRVLNSSEASLHQLTALLDCRGLNKDYLDAMVGVCYDGVEGVLYLGLFSVLTACAFTIMLCAIPRAWRQIANSEQDYDDMDEEDPFNPRRNRMGSQNRNHTTVHSFCSYSSSMGSQNSLQPPAPPLSGTPMGDYMNQTALFGGNPRFENVPLIGRGSPPPSYSPSMRATYLSMTEEQRRHFGNDFQM, from the exons ATGTCTTCTGCACGCGTGGATTACATCGCGCCGTGGTGGACTTACTGGCTGCACAATTTCCCGCACGTCAACCTGAGGTTGCAGCCCGTGGACAACAGCTTCAAGCCCGACGATCAGAACTACCAGCAG TCTCTGCTGTTTCTTGGCTGCGTGGCGGCGACGGCGCTGGGCGTCAACCTGCTGTGTTTGGCCGTCTACCTGAGCTGCCTGTGCTGCCGCCGCAAGGATGACGACGGCGGCGACGAGGATACCAAGAAGCCGACATCGTGCTGCGTCACCTGGTCGGCCGTTGCCGCGGGCCTCCTCACTTG CGTGGCCGTGGGCGTGGGTTTCTACGGCAACAGCGAAACCAACGACGGCATCTACCAGCTGACGTACTCGCTGTACAACGCCAACAACACGCTGGGCGGCGTGGACAACTTG CTGCAGGTGAGCACCACCATGAGCAACATGAAGAGCGGGCTACAACAGCACCTGGCCCGGCTGGACGAGATCTTCGCCACGCGCGGCGACTACGTGCAGACGCTGCAGTTCATGCAGCAGATGGCCGACAACGTCATCAAGCAGCTGGTGGGCCTGCCGGATTGGACCCAGGCCGACATGGACCTGGCGTCCGTGGCCAAACTGTCAGCCAGCGTTGAGTACTACAGGTGGCTGGCCTACCTGCTGCTCCTCATCCTTGACCTCATCATCTGCCTGCTAGCTTGTCTGGGACTCGCCAAGCAGTCTCGCTGGCTGCTCACCAC GATGATGCTGTCCGGGGTGCTGACGTTGATACTCAGCTGGGCCTCGCTCGGAGCCGAATTGGCCGCCGCCGTG GGCACCAGCGACTTTTGCGTGGCGCCCGACAAGTTCATCATGAGTCAAATCAAAGGCGTCGTCGGCACAG AAATCGTTCATTACTACATTTACTGCAACCAGACGCTGACCAACCCTTACCAGCAG CCTCTGACACTTTTCCAGAGATCTCTGACCACCATGCAGATCCAGATCCAGGGTTTACTGCAGTTTGCCGTGCCGCTCTTCCCCACAGCggag AGAGACCTCGTGGGCATCCAGCGTGTTCTCAACTCGTCCGAGGCCAGCCTGCACCAGCTGACAGCGTTGTTGGACTGCAGGGGGCTCAACAAG GACTACCTAGACGCCATGGTGGGCGTGTGTTATGATGGCGTGGAGGGCGTGCTCTACCTCGGCCTCTTCTCCGTGCTGACGGCTTGTGCCTTCACCATCATGCTCTGCGCCATCCCCAGAGCGTGGAGACAGATTGCAAATAG CGAGCAGGACTACGACGACATGGACGAGGAGGACCCCTTCAACCCGCGGCGTAACCGAATGGGCTCGCAGAACCGGAACCACACCACCGTGCACAGCTTCTGCAGCTATAGCAGCAGCATGGGCAGCCAGAACAGCCTGCAGCCCCCTGCCCCCCCGCTGTCCGGAACCCCCATGGGCGACTACAT GAACCAAACGGCTCTGTTCGGTGGGAATCCTCGCTTTGAGAACGTTCCTCTGATTGGACGAGGCTCGCCGCCACCCTCG TATTCCCCCAGCATGAGGGCCACCTATCTGTCCATGACCGAGGAGCAACGTCGGCATTTTGGCAACGACTTCCAAATGTGA
- the LOC133143136 gene encoding protein tweety homolog 2-like isoform X3 produces MSSARVDYIAPWWTYWLHNFPHVNLRLQPVDNSFKPDDQNYQQSLLFLGCVAATALGVNLLCLAVYLSCLCCRRKDDDGGDEDTKKPTSCCVTWSAVAAGLLTCVAVGVGFYGNSETNDGIYQLTYSLYNANNTLGGVDNLVSTTMSNMKSGLQQHLARLDEIFATRGDYVQTLQFMQQMADNVIKQLVGLPDWTQADMDLASVAKLSASVEYYRWLAYLLLLILDLIICLLACLGLAKQSRWLLTTMMLSGVLTLILSWASLGAELAAAVGTSDFCVAPDKFIMSQIKGVVGTEIVHYYIYCNQTLTNPYQQPLTLFQRSLTTMQIQIQGLLQFAVPLFPTAERDLVGIQRVLNSSEASLHQLTALLDCRGLNKDYLDAMVGVCYDGVEGVLYLGLFSVLTACAFTIMLCAIPRAWRQIANSEQDYDDMDEEDPFNPRRNRMGSQNRNHTTVHSFCSYSSSMGSQNSLQPPAPPLSGTPMGDYMNQTALFGGNPRFENVPLIGRGSPPPSYSPSMRATYLSMTEEQRRHFGNDFQM; encoded by the exons ATGTCTTCTGCACGCGTGGATTACATCGCGCCGTGGTGGACTTACTGGCTGCACAATTTCCCGCACGTCAACCTGAGGTTGCAGCCCGTGGACAACAGCTTCAAGCCCGACGATCAGAACTACCAGCAG TCTCTGCTGTTTCTTGGCTGCGTGGCGGCGACGGCGCTGGGCGTCAACCTGCTGTGTTTGGCCGTCTACCTGAGCTGCCTGTGCTGCCGCCGCAAGGATGACGACGGCGGCGACGAGGATACCAAGAAGCCGACATCGTGCTGCGTCACCTGGTCGGCCGTTGCCGCGGGCCTCCTCACTTG CGTGGCCGTGGGCGTGGGTTTCTACGGCAACAGCGAAACCAACGACGGCATCTACCAGCTGACGTACTCGCTGTACAACGCCAACAACACGCTGGGCGGCGTGGACAACTTG GTGAGCACCACCATGAGCAACATGAAGAGCGGGCTACAACAGCACCTGGCCCGGCTGGACGAGATCTTCGCCACGCGCGGCGACTACGTGCAGACGCTGCAGTTCATGCAGCAGATGGCCGACAACGTCATCAAGCAGCTGGTGGGCCTGCCGGATTGGACCCAGGCCGACATGGACCTGGCGTCCGTGGCCAAACTGTCAGCCAGCGTTGAGTACTACAGGTGGCTGGCCTACCTGCTGCTCCTCATCCTTGACCTCATCATCTGCCTGCTAGCTTGTCTGGGACTCGCCAAGCAGTCTCGCTGGCTGCTCACCAC GATGATGCTGTCCGGGGTGCTGACGTTGATACTCAGCTGGGCCTCGCTCGGAGCCGAATTGGCCGCCGCCGTG GGCACCAGCGACTTTTGCGTGGCGCCCGACAAGTTCATCATGAGTCAAATCAAAGGCGTCGTCGGCACAG AAATCGTTCATTACTACATTTACTGCAACCAGACGCTGACCAACCCTTACCAGCAG CCTCTGACACTTTTCCAGAGATCTCTGACCACCATGCAGATCCAGATCCAGGGTTTACTGCAGTTTGCCGTGCCGCTCTTCCCCACAGCggag AGAGACCTCGTGGGCATCCAGCGTGTTCTCAACTCGTCCGAGGCCAGCCTGCACCAGCTGACAGCGTTGTTGGACTGCAGGGGGCTCAACAAG GACTACCTAGACGCCATGGTGGGCGTGTGTTATGATGGCGTGGAGGGCGTGCTCTACCTCGGCCTCTTCTCCGTGCTGACGGCTTGTGCCTTCACCATCATGCTCTGCGCCATCCCCAGAGCGTGGAGACAGATTGCAAATAG CGAGCAGGACTACGACGACATGGACGAGGAGGACCCCTTCAACCCGCGGCGTAACCGAATGGGCTCGCAGAACCGGAACCACACCACCGTGCACAGCTTCTGCAGCTATAGCAGCAGCATGGGCAGCCAGAACAGCCTGCAGCCCCCTGCCCCCCCGCTGTCCGGAACCCCCATGGGCGACTACAT GAACCAAACGGCTCTGTTCGGTGGGAATCCTCGCTTTGAGAACGTTCCTCTGATTGGACGAGGCTCGCCGCCACCCTCG TATTCCCCCAGCATGAGGGCCACCTATCTGTCCATGACCGAGGAGCAACGTCGGCATTTTGGCAACGACTTCCAAATGTGA
- the LOC133143136 gene encoding kinesin-like protein KIF19 isoform X1 — protein sequence MKDTGESKEHQLTVALRIRPLSDGEQEETATIVAHKLDEQMVILMDPMEDPDDVLRANRSREKTYVFDVAFDYSTSQEEVYRATTKGLIEGLISGYNATVFAYGPTGCGKTYTMLGTDKEPGIYVRTLNDLFRAIEETSDDMMYSVSMSYLEIYNEMIRDLLNPSSGFLDLREDSKGEIQVAGITEVSTINAQEIMELLMKGNKQRTQEPTAANQTSSRSHAVLQVAVKQQSRSRDVLQEVRFARLFMIDLAGSERAAQTQNRGQRLKEGAHINRSLLALGNCINALSDKNGNKYVNYRDSKLTRLLKDSLGGNSRTVMIAHISPASVAFEESRNTLTYADRAKSIRTRVKKNLINVSYHIAQYTNIISDLRCEIERLKKKMADQASRQLTSERTDIRNVQAEVQAHACQKSRAEMDQLRERLLEAFRQQMDIRRNLMELETSNTEIQMDTSKQLLTIADWEHERSRRRRKWRAEKRKESVSKDDSEKESDSPESPPDVTETEEVAIAKENLVALMTEQKKLHKQKAQLERRFLELRDQARQLEELLPRRVSSDEQREVLGLLCKVHELEIENAELQSHALLKDNVIRQKNFVVRRFEMHRHLCDELIQQQRQFIDEHSLLLPPHLQELYDMYARERDERKLDRAAALENVTTSHTVKGGSLPKIGLAPQARDTVQDVDSDQDCVHPDERHVKLRRHTLPPILPETEQDSERVFKNIAHARHMKISAVMTPPPIHINGKGNRELQPLVPVSSLSYSHLSHSVSSQLDSSPESSEAGVDAPLSRNERQQILKGVQNISVKAARRRCKAREVEALRLPPAPSPMERATQKSSLFGGDTAPRGLPVRRGRQPSPELRHATSDDNLSSSTGEGPGLQATWTRHHKLTGKNQTPRDSDFEARRKKRRSRSFEVTGQAVPQSKTNTAARFRPLDSTSDAHLHVSGQSQVPVLRPQFRVPPLAKVRVPNGSQQAGPNSEIAAVQTNNLKRIPFLRQPQPPLYITTTTTAIGSQQRPRRH from the exons ATGAAGGACACCGGAGAGTCGAAGGAGCACCAACTCACG gtgGCCTTGAGGATTCGGCCGCTCAGCGATGGCGAGCAGGAGGAGACTGCCACCATCGTGGCGCACAAGCTCGATGAACAG ATGGTAATCCTGATGGACCCCATGGAGGATCCCGATGATGTCCTGCGGGCCAACCGTTCCAGGGAAAAGACATACGTTTTCGATGTTGCTTTTGATTACTCGACCAGTCAA GAGGAGGTGTACCGCGCCACCACTAAGGGTCTGATCGAGGGCCTCATTTCAGGCTACAACGCCACCGTGTTCGCCTACGGACCCACAG GTTGCGGGAAAACGTACACAATGCTGGGTACCGACAAGGAGCCCGGCATCTACGTCCGAACCCTCAACGACCTCTTCCGGGCCATTGAGGAAACCAGCGACGACATGATGTACAGCGTCTCCATGTCTTATCTGGAG ATCTACAACGAGATGATAAGAGACCTGCTCAACCCATCTTCAGGCTTCCTGGACCTCAGAGAGGATTCCAAAGGCGAGATTCAGGTGGCGGGCATCACCGAAGTGTCCACCATTAACGCTCAGGAG ATTATGGAGCTCCTGATGAAGGGGAATAAGCAGCGTACGCAGGAGCCCACGGCGGCCAACCAGACGTCGTCGCGCTCTCACGCCGTGCTGCAGGTGGCCGTCAAGCAGCAGAGTCGCTCCCGGGACGTTCTGCAGGAGGTCCGCTTTGCTCGACTCTTCATGATCGACCTGGCCGGCTCTGAGCGAGCAGCGCAG ACCCAGAATCGAGGTCAGAGGTTAAAAGAGGGCGCCCACATCAACCGCTCCCTCTTGGCGTTGGGCAACTGCATCAACGCGCTGAGCGACAAGAACGGCAACAAGTACGTCAACTATCGAGACAGCAAGCTGACCAGACTGCTTAAG GACTCGTTGGGGGGCAATAGCCGAACCGTCATGATTGCCCACATCAGTCCCGCCTCGGTAGCTTTTGAGGAGTCCCGCAACACGCTGACATATGCTGACCGAGCCAAAAGTATTCGCACGCGG GTGAAGAAGAACCTGATCAATGTGTCCTACCACATTGCTCAGTACACCAACATCATCTCGGATCTTCGTTGCGAGATCGAGAGACTCAAAAAGAAGATGGCCGACCAGGCGAGCCGCCAGCTCACCTCCGAGAGGACCGACATCCGTAACGTGCAAG CCGAGGTCCAGGCCCACGCCTGCCAGAAGAGTCGGGCAGAAATGGACCAGCTGAGGGAGCGGCTCCTGGAGGCCTTCCGCCAGCAGATGGATATCCGCAGAAACCTAATGGAGCTGGAGACCAGCAACACGGAGATCCAGATGGACACCTCTAAGCAGCTGCTCACCATTGCAGA CTGGGAGCATGAACGCAGCAGGCGACGACGGAAGTGGAGAGCGGAAAAGCGAAAGGAAAGCGTCAGCAAGGACGACAGCGAGAAGGAGTCCGACTCACCGGAGTCTCCGCCGGATGTCACTGAGACAGAGGAGGTGGCCATAGCCAAAGAGAACCTGGTGGCCCTCATGACGGAGCAGAAGAAGCTCCACAAACAAAAG GCGCAACTGGAGCGCCGCTTCCTGGAGCTCCGCGACCAGGCCCGGCAACTGGAAGAACTGCTACCCCGGCGGGTGAGCTCGGACGAGCAGCGCGAGGTGCTTGGCCTCCTGTGCAAGGTCCACGAGCTGGAGATCGAGAACGCCGAGTTACAATCGCACGCTCTGCTGAAGGACAATGTGATCCGGCAGAAGAATTTCGTGGTCCGTCGCTTTGAGATGCACCGGCACCTTTGCGACGAGCTCATCCAACAGCAGCGGCAGTTCATTGACG AGCACAGTCTGCTATTGCCGCCCCACCTACAGGAGCTCTATGATATGTATGCCAGAGAACGAGATGAGAGGAAACTGGACCGTGCTGCGGCTCTTGAGAACGTCACCACGAGCCACACCGTTAAg GGGGGCTCCCTACCCAAGATCGGCCTGGCTCCTCAGGCTCGTGACACCGTTCAAGACGTGGACTCAGACCAGGATTGCGTACACCCCGACGAAAGACACGTCAAACTTCGTCGCCACACGTTGCCCCCCATTCTGCCTGAAACTGAACA GGACAGCGAGAGAGTTTTCAAAAACATCGCTCACGCACGACACATGAAAATATCCGCCGTGATGACCCCTCCTCCCATACACATCAACGGGAAGGGCAACAGAGAG TTGCAGCCGCTGGTGCCGGTCAGCTCGCTGAGCTACTCTCACCTCAGCCACAGCGTTAGCAGCCAGCTGGATTCATCTCCGGAGAGCAGCGAGGCGGGTGTTGACGCCCCGCTTTCACGAAATG AGAGGCAGCAGATCCTCAAAGGTGTCCAGAACATTTCGGTGAAGGCGGCACGGCGGCGCTGCAAAGCTCGCGAGGTGGAGGCCTTGCGCTTGccgcccgccccctcccccatggAGCGCGCCACGCAGAAGAGCAGCCTCTTTGGCGGCGACACGGCCCCCAGGGGTCTGCCGGTGCGGCGTGGCAGACAGCCCAGCCCTGAGCTCCGGCACGCCACCTCCGACGACAACCTCTCCAGCAGCACCGGCGAGGGGCCCGGCCTCCAGGCCACCTGGACACGGCACCACAAGCTCACCGGCAAAAACCAAACACCGCGAGACTCCGACTTTGAGGCGCGCCGTAAGAAGAGGCGCTCACGCTCTTTTGAGGTCACTGGACAAGCA GTGCCTCaatccaaaacaaacacagctgCAAGATTCCGCCCCTTGGACAGCACGTCAGATGCTCACCTCCACgtcagtggtcagtcacaggtTCCCGTGCTCCGCCCCCAGTTCAGAGTCCCGCCTCTTGCCAAAGTCAGGGTACCAAATGGGAGCCAGCAAGCAG GCCCAAATTCGGAGATCGCCGCAGTCCAGACAAATAACCTGAAGCGCATCCCCTTTCTGCGGCAACCCCAGCCGCCCCTctacatcaccaccaccaccaccgcaaTAGGGAGCCAGCAGCGACCACGCCGACACTGA
- the si:ch73-127m5.2 gene encoding uncharacterized protein si:ch73-127m5.2, which translates to MEQSTRVVGLDAQGNMLFTMVKPVMGIFQVSSDQMMTQGGMGLQSLPENTLVLPPPQDQVPLETTQVEMHAIQPHLQTQMQVSDTLQTEEAIHSQPQNSSTTSEFSTQMPFAEVSSLLDPNMKGSKARKHLISYDEIKRRLQAPEKMSLRSLAAYTRVSRGPASKKKLLESLSVLGLTPSSTTSVSSSFSKLTEGDTGALCDDMKDFSHDYIDYGNMAKQLVPETNTVQHWSKIIETKNHLEDMRKCFKDPVNSGAFDSATHGLGLGMLDVALDMIITAIKHQILSLSGAAAAAEPPESAAPTHRIRRRQRRCHKASLAVKEQGKVISKSKGRSRGKKKVQQENIAEVEPCKMEGMQGNVLTLVSVGYETVSTGLGGSTSA; encoded by the exons ATGGAGCAATCTACAAGGGTGGTGGGCCTGGATGCTCAGGGCAACATGCTTTTCACCATGGTGAAGCCAGTCATGGGAATATTTCAAGTGTCCTCAGACCAAATGATGACCCAGGGGGGGATGGGTCTGCAGAGTTTACCTGAAAATACGCTGGTCCTGCCTCCTCCACAAGATCAGGTCCCATTGGAGACCACCCAGGTGGAGATGCATGCCATCCAGCCTCATCTCCAGACTCAGATGCAGGTGTCTGACACATTACAGACTGAGGAAGCCATCCACAGTCAGCCACAGAACTCCAGTACCACTTCAGAGTTCTCCACACAGATGCCCTTTGCGGAGGTGTCATCACTCCTGGATCCCAACATGAAAGGATCCAAGGCTA GGAAACATCTCATCTCCTACGATGAGATCAAGCGCCGTCTCCAGGCTCCGGAGAAGATGTCCCTGCGCTCGTTGGCCGCCTACACGCGAGTGAGCCGAGGTCCAGCTAGCAAGAAGAAGCTGCTGGAGTCCCTGAGCGTCCTTGGCCTCACACCTAGCTCGACGACCTCTGTTTCCTCATCCTTCTCCAAACTCACAGAAG GTGACACCGGAGCATTGTGCGACGACATGAAGGACTTCTCCCACGACTACATTGACTACGGCAACATGGCCAAACAGCtcgtccctgaaacaaacacagTCCAACACTGGTCCAAAATCATCGAGACCAA GAATCACCTGGAGGACATGCGCAAGTGTTTCAAGGACCCGGTCAACAGCGGCGCCTTCGACAGCGCGACGCACGGCCTCGGTCTGGGAATGCTGGACGTTGCCCTGGACATGATCATCACGGCAATCAAACATCAGATCCTGTCCCTCTccggtgccgccgccgccgccgagcctCCGGAGTCTGCCGCGCCGACTCACCGCATCCGCCGGCGACAACGCCGGTGTCACAAGGCGAGCCTCGCCGTCAAGGAGCAAGGGAAGGTCATCTCAAAAAGCAAAGGACGAAGCAGAGGAAAGAAGAAGGTCCAGCAGGAAAATATAGCAGAGGTGGAGCCCTGCAAGATGGAAGGCATGCAAGGCAACGTGCTAACTTTGGTGTCTGTGGGCTATGAGACTGTTTCCACCGGTCTTGGTGGCTCCACATCGGCTTGA